The region GGTCGCCATCTGCCCGGTGGCCACCTGGCCGAGCCGGCGCAGGGTGCCGTCACGGTGGACGGCGAAGGTGGCCACCGCGTTCGGCCCCGCCTCGGTGACCTGGAGGCGCCCCGCGCGGTCGAAGGCGAAGCCGAACGGCACCGCGTCGGGGGTCGAGGTGACGACCGGGTGCGCGGCGGGGGCGCCGGACGGCGTGAGCGGGAAGACGTCGATGGTGTTGGCCGCGGCCTTGGTGGTGACGATCAGCTGCGAGCCGTCCGGGGTGAAGCCGACCTGGCCGGGGGTGTGGGTGAATTCCGGTGAGGCGACCGTGAGACGGAGGTCGCGGTGCCTGCCGGGTGCCTGCACCAGCCGCCCGCCGTTCCACACGTAGCCCTGGACCGAGCCGCCGCCGCGGGCGTTCAGGACGTACACCTGGTCGCCGTGCGCGGCCACGCTGACCGGGAAGTCGCCGCCGGAGGGGAGCACCTGGAGGCGCCGCAACCGGTCGCCGCGGACCGCGAAGACGGTGACGGTGTCGCTGCCCGCGTTGACCGCGTAGAGCAGCCGGTGCTCGCGGTCGTAGCCGAGCGAGCCCTGCGAGGCGAGGTGGTCGACGACCGAGCCGTCGAGGACGCCGCCCCGGCCGCCGGTGGCGTAGACCCCGCGGCGGTCGAGCGAACCGTCGGGGTTGCGGTGGTACGCCACGACGGTGTTCGCCGTGGTGTTGTCGCTCTGGACGAAGACGGGGGCGCTGTCCCGGGCGGTGGCGTGCCGGGGGGTGGCCGCGCTCGCGGCGGGAGCCGCGAGTACGGCGGCTGCGGCCACCGCTGCGGCGCCGACGGCGGTGGCGCGGGCGGCACGGCCCGGGCGGGTCTTGCGGACGTTGGACGACGGCATGCTTGATCTCCTCATGCAGGTCAGGAGGGCTCATCGATGGTGCCCGGCATGCCGAGGAAGCCGTCAACTACCGTATAGATCAAAGCAGTTGGCGGCGCAGGGAACTGCTGCCGGGCTGATCGTCACGCTAACTCGCGCATCATGCCACTGTCGGGATGAAACGGGCGTATCGCCTCACTGTCCCGGCTCCGTAAGAAATCCCGGTGCGGCGGGGTGGAGGTATGCCGATTGCGGCGGAGCGGTCCTTACACGGTCGCTACGCGGGCCCCGCTACATTCCAGGCGACCCGCGTTTTCGGTGGTCTTCGGGCGAGGGGCTGGTGCAGCCGACCGGCGGCGGCCGACGCCCCGATGGGTCGTCGGCCGCGTGTGTGCGCCCCCGGCAGGACTCGAACCTGCGGCCAAGTGCTTAGAAGGCACCTGCTCTATCCGCTGAGCTACGGGGGCCGGACAGTGGTCGCGGCTGTCTTCGCCCCTGGCTGGTTCCGTGACCTGTACCGAGGTCAAGGATAGGGCGCCGCGTCCGTGCTGCCGTCTGCTTCACCCGCGTGACACGTTGTGGAGGTTCGGTGAAGCGGTCCGATAATCGCAGGCAGGCGCGGAAGTCGCATCGCTTTTGACGGGTCGCAACACTGCTGTTGTGCACTCGTTATGCCGGTGGCTCATTCTGGCTCCTGAGCCTCATACGACACCGCCGACCAGCGGTTCCGCGGCGTTCTGCAGACCTTCTTGTGACCTTTGCGCGGCCTTTCCGCAGGTGTTGCCGGGTCGTCCCGGGTCGCGCTGCCGAGACCGGACCGCCCGCCACCGGGTGGCCGCTATCCGGGCTGAATGGGGCCAATTACCCAAAATACGCTTCGTAAATGCTCCAATATGGGGCATTCTGCCGACGTGGCGATCTTGGACGTACGGCCAGAGTTGATCGACGCGCTGTCCGCGCTGCGTGACCGCGTCGACGCCGCCTGCTTCCCCTTCCCGCTGCCCGGAGCGGGCCGGGCCCGCCGCACCCGCCAGGAACTGCTGACCCAACTCGACGACTACCTCGTACCCCGGCTCACCGCACCCGAGGCGCCGTTGCTCGCGGTGGTCGGCGGGTCGACAGGAGCGGGCAAGTCGACGCTTGTCAACTCTCTTATCAGCCGTCGTGTCAGCGAATCCGGTGTGCTGCGTCCCACCACCCGCACGCCGGTGCTGGTCTGCCACCCGGAGGACCGCGCCTGGTTCGCCGACCCGCGTGTCCTGCCCGGCCTGACCCGCGCCTGGGCCGTGCGTCAGCGGGTCAGGGGCGACGACGACGCCCCTGACCGCAGCGAGCCCGCCCGGGCCGAACTCCGGCTGGAGTGCGACGACTCCCTCCCGCGCGGCCTGGCCCTCCTCGACGCCCCCGACATCGACTCCCTCGTCACCCGCAATCGTGAACTCGCCGCCGAACTCATCTGCGCGGCCGACATCTGGATCCTGGTCACCACCGCCGCCCGTTACGCCGACGCGCTGCCCTGGCACCTGCTGCGGACCGCCAAGGAATACGACGTCACCCTCGCCACCGTCCTCGACCGAGTCCCCCACCAGATCGCCGACGACGTCAGCAGGCACTACGCCGCGCTGCTGGCCAAGGCGGGCCTCGGCGACGTGCCGCGCTTCACCGTCCCGGAACTGCCCGAGTCGGCGGGCGGCGGGGGCCTGCTGCCGCAGACCACCGTCGCCGGGCTGCGCGAATGGCTCACGCACTGCGCCCAGGACCCCGCGGCCCGCCAGCACGCCGCCCGCCGCACAGCCGCGGGTGTCCTCAACTCGCTGGGCAGCCGGCTGCCCTCCCTGGCCGCCGCGTCCGCGGCCCAGCACGCCGCGGCCCTGCGGCTGGCCCGCGCTGCGGAGGACGCCTACGAACTGGCCGCCGAGCACATCGACGCCGCCGTCCGCGCGGGCGCCATGCTCGCCGGTGAGGCGCTGGCCCACTGGCGGGGCTACCCCGCCTGCGGCGCCGACACCCTCCAGTTCGCTCTCGCCGAGGAACTGGCCGCGCTGCTGCGCACCGAGACCGACGCAGCGGACGAGCGCATCGCCGACATCTGGCAGCGCGACCCGGCGGGCGCCGCGCTGCTCGACGAACCCGCCTACCGCCCGGATCGCGACCGGGTGGCCGTTGCCGCCCGGATCGACAAGGGCGTGCGCCGCTGGCGCCGCGCCGTCACCGATCTCGCCCACGCCCACCTGCGGGCCGCCCGCGACACCGAGCGCCCCACCGCCGACCCGGAGGACGTCGCCGCCCTGCTGACCACCGCGCTGCTCGGCGGCCGGCGCGGGCGCACCGCGGGGGAACGCCTCGCCGAGACCATCGGGGCCCACGCCGCCCTGCGCATGCGCGACGCGGCCCGCGACCGGCTCGCCGACGCCGTCGCCGGACTGCTCGACGGCGAACGCGACCGCAGACTCGCGCCCGTCGACGGCTTCGACGTCACATCCGGGCAGCAGGCCTCGCTGATCTCCGCGCTGTCCCTACTGCAAAAGGAGAGGTGACCCCGGGTGCGCTCGACCACCACCGACCTGCCGGCCGCGACCCCGGAGCCGGGACGAGGCCGCCCCGCCACCGACTTCTCCAGCCCGGACTCGGGCTCCGGGTCCGGGACGCAGCCCGGAGCCGCCACCGGCGGCACGGCGGTCGATCCGCTGGGCGCGCGGGTGGACGCGCTCGGCGAACTGCTCGGCCTGTCCAGGACCCGGATCAACCCCGACGCTCTCGCCGAGACCGGTGAGCTGCTGGAACGCATCGGCGAACGTCGGCGGCTCTCCCTCGAACACACCGTGGTGGCGCTGGCGGGTGCCACTGGCAGCGGCAAGTCGGCCCTCTTCAACGCCCTGGCCGGACTTCCACTGTCCGAGACCGGCACGCGCCGGCCCACCACGGCCCGCCCGGTCGCCTGCGCCTGGCAACCCGAGCGGGCTGCCGGACTGCTGGACCGGCTGGGCGTCGCCCCACAGGACCGCTACACCCTGCGGAGCGCCCGGATCCCCGCGCCGACCGGTGGCACGGGCGGTGGTGACACGGCCGCCGGGAGCGCGGACTTCGGCACCGGCGGATTCCGGGACACCGTCATGGACGCTGCGGGCGGTGCGAATCCGTGGGACGCAGGACCCGCGGGCGGTGACTTCGGAGGGTCCGCCGCCCTTCCGGTCGGCGATGGCAGCTGTCCGGCCGGTTCACGGCTTGACGGCGCCGGTGGTGAGTGCGCCGGAGGCACTCCGGCCGGCGGGACGAGCCTGGACGGGCTGGTGCTGATCGACCTGCCCGACCACGACTCCGCCGCGCCCGGCCACCGTGCGCAGGTGGACCGGCTGCTGCACCTCGTCGATGTTGTCGTCTGGGTGCTCGACCCCGAGAAATACGCCGATGCTGCGCTGCATGAACGCTATCTGCGCCCCCTTTCCGGGCATGCCGATGTGACGGTGCTGGTGCTCAATCAGGTGGACCGGCTGCCGGGGGACTCGGCGGACCTGGTCCTGGACGACCTGCGGAGACTGCTCGACGAGGACGGCCTCGCGGTGGGCGAGCACGGTGAGGCCGGTGCGGTGGTGCTGGCGACCTCCGCGCTCACCGGGCATGGTGTACCCGATCTGCGCGCTGTGCTGGTCCAGATCGTCGCCGAACGCACCGCGGCCGGCCGCCGGCTGGCTGCCGACATGGACCTCACGGCGAGTCGGCTGCGCCCGCTCTATGTGGGAGAGGGCGGCGCCGGGCTCACCGATCCGGCGCGGGAGGAATTCGTCGACCGGCTGGCGGACGCGGTGGGTGCGGCCGGAGCGGGTCAGTCGGCGGAACGGGACTGGGCGGTTGCCGCTCGTGAGGCGTGCGGCACACCGTGGGGGCGGTTGATGGGAGAACGGACCGGCGCGGGTGCCGGTTCCCCCGGATCCCGGGAAACGCCGACTTCACCCGTACGGCGCAGCGGACCGGGGAGCACGGTCGGCTTCGCGGGCCCGGTGGCCTCCCGGCCGCTGGTCGGGGAAGCCGTGCGCGGCCTGGCCGCCGACGCCGCCCGGGGGCTGCCCGTGCCCTGGGCCCAGGCGGTGCGTGACGCGGCCCAGCGCGGTGGCGAGGGCCTGCCCGTGGCGCTTGACGGCGCGGCGAGACGGGCCGAGCCCGGCCCGCCGGAGCGGCCCGGCTGGTGGCCGGCCGCCCATGGCATGCAGTGGCTGCTGATGGCGCTGGCGGTCGCGGGCGCGGTGTGCCTGATCGTGCGCGCGGTCGGTTCGATCGAACTCACCTGGTGGGTGCCGGTGGTGATGATCGCGGCCGGGGGGATCGGCGGCCCGCTGGTCTCGGCGGGCTGCAGGATGGCCGCCCGCGGTCCGGCCCGCCGGTACGGCCAGGCCGCCGAGCGGCGGCTGCGGGACGCCGCCGCCGACTGCGGGAGGGCCCGGGTGCTCGAACCGGTCGCGGCGGAGCTGATGCGCTATCGCGAGGTGCGCGAGCAGTTCGCGGTGGTCGCAGATACCTCTCCGCGCGCGGGGCACGCACGCGATTCCCACTCCGCGCAATCCCATTCTCACTCGTCCGGGTGACGCGGTTATCCACAGGTGCCAGGTTATCCACATATTCAGGATGGTCTTTCCTTGACCGTCCCGATTTGGTGCACGATGTTCTCAGAGCGTCCCACCGCGGGGCGCCGCGGAAAGTGAGGACCGTGCGATGAACGAGACCCTGGTGACCGTCGTAGGAAACGTGGCGACGGAGCCCGAGATGTACACGACCGCCACCGGTGTGGGGGTCACCCGCTTCCGGCTGGCCACCACCGCGCGCCGGTGGGACTCGGAGCGCGGGGCGTGGACGGACAGCGCCACCAGCTTCTACACGGTACGTGCCTGGCGCACGCTTGCGGGGCACGTGAAGGAGTCGGTGGGGCTGGGCGAACCGCTCGTCGTGCAGGGGCGGTTGAAAATCCGCGAGGACGAGCGTGACGGGCGCCGCTTTACGGCCGCGGAGATCG is a window of Streptomyces sp. NBC_01477 DNA encoding:
- a CDS encoding lactonase family protein; translated protein: MPSSNVRKTRPGRAARATAVGAAAVAAAAVLAAPAASAATPRHATARDSAPVFVQSDNTTANTVVAYHRNPDGSLDRRGVYATGGRGGVLDGSVVDHLASQGSLGYDREHRLLYAVNAGSDTVTVFAVRGDRLRRLQVLPSGGDFPVSVAAHGDQVYVLNARGGGSVQGYVWNGGRLVQAPGRHRDLRLTVASPEFTHTPGQVGFTPDGSQLIVTTKAAANTIDVFPLTPSGAPAAHPVVTSTPDAVPFGFAFDRAGRLQVTEAGPNAVATFAVHRDGTLRRLGQVATGQMATCWVVSTGGHLYASNAGSATLSGYRVEPRGPLTSLGTTPTHDGTVDAAASSDGRDVYVQTGAQGIVDEFRVGHDGSLTRIGSVTVPGAVGGEGIAAG
- a CDS encoding dynamin family protein produces the protein MAILDVRPELIDALSALRDRVDAACFPFPLPGAGRARRTRQELLTQLDDYLVPRLTAPEAPLLAVVGGSTGAGKSTLVNSLISRRVSESGVLRPTTRTPVLVCHPEDRAWFADPRVLPGLTRAWAVRQRVRGDDDAPDRSEPARAELRLECDDSLPRGLALLDAPDIDSLVTRNRELAAELICAADIWILVTTAARYADALPWHLLRTAKEYDVTLATVLDRVPHQIADDVSRHYAALLAKAGLGDVPRFTVPELPESAGGGGLLPQTTVAGLREWLTHCAQDPAARQHAARRTAAGVLNSLGSRLPSLAAASAAQHAAALRLARAAEDAYELAAEHIDAAVRAGAMLAGEALAHWRGYPACGADTLQFALAEELAALLRTETDAADERIADIWQRDPAGAALLDEPAYRPDRDRVAVAARIDKGVRRWRRAVTDLAHAHLRAARDTERPTADPEDVAALLTTALLGGRRGRTAGERLAETIGAHAALRMRDAARDRLADAVAGLLDGERDRRLAPVDGFDVTSGQQASLISALSLLQKER
- a CDS encoding ATP-binding protein, with the protein product MRSTTTDLPAATPEPGRGRPATDFSSPDSGSGSGTQPGAATGGTAVDPLGARVDALGELLGLSRTRINPDALAETGELLERIGERRRLSLEHTVVALAGATGSGKSALFNALAGLPLSETGTRRPTTARPVACAWQPERAAGLLDRLGVAPQDRYTLRSARIPAPTGGTGGGDTAAGSADFGTGGFRDTVMDAAGGANPWDAGPAGGDFGGSAALPVGDGSCPAGSRLDGAGGECAGGTPAGGTSLDGLVLIDLPDHDSAAPGHRAQVDRLLHLVDVVVWVLDPEKYADAALHERYLRPLSGHADVTVLVLNQVDRLPGDSADLVLDDLRRLLDEDGLAVGEHGEAGAVVLATSALTGHGVPDLRAVLVQIVAERTAAGRRLAADMDLTASRLRPLYVGEGGAGLTDPAREEFVDRLADAVGAAGAGQSAERDWAVAAREACGTPWGRLMGERTGAGAGSPGSRETPTSPVRRSGPGSTVGFAGPVASRPLVGEAVRGLAADAARGLPVPWAQAVRDAAQRGGEGLPVALDGAARRAEPGPPERPGWWPAAHGMQWLLMALAVAGAVCLIVRAVGSIELTWWVPVVMIAAGGIGGPLVSAGCRMAARGPARRYGQAAERRLRDAAADCGRARVLEPVAAELMRYREVREQFAVVADTSPRAGHARDSHSAQSHSHSSG
- the ssb gene encoding single-stranded DNA-binding protein, which translates into the protein MNETLVTVVGNVATEPEMYTTATGVGVTRFRLATTARRWDSERGAWTDSATSFYTVRAWRTLAGHVKESVGLGEPLVVQGRLKIREDERDGRRFTAAEIEAVAVGHDLARGTTRFSRTSAPPATLPEPAAPPPVAAVAMS